From the Gallaecimonas mangrovi genome, one window contains:
- the glyQ gene encoding glycine--tRNA ligase subunit alpha — MQNYDLKTFQGLILALQDYWARQGCAVIQPLDMEVGAGTFHPMTFLRAVGPEPISSAYVQPSRRPTDGRYGENPNRLQHYYQFQVMLKPSPDNIQELYLGSLQALGIDTLVHDIRFVEDNWESPTLGAWGLGWEVWLNGMEVTQFTYFQQVGGLECSPVTGEITYGLERLAMYIQGVDSVYDLVWTDGPMGKITYGDVFHQNEVEQSTYNFEHANVEFLFQVFDECERQCQYLLALEKPLPLPAYEQVMKASHAFNLLDARHAISVTERQRYILRVRALSKGCAEAFYAAREALGFPMCKEAK; from the coding sequence ATGCAAAATTACGATCTCAAGACCTTTCAAGGGCTGATCCTCGCCTTACAGGATTATTGGGCCCGCCAAGGCTGCGCCGTGATCCAGCCTTTGGACATGGAAGTTGGTGCCGGTACTTTTCACCCCATGACTTTCTTACGTGCCGTTGGCCCGGAACCTATTTCCAGTGCCTACGTGCAGCCCTCTCGCCGTCCAACTGACGGCCGTTATGGTGAAAACCCCAACCGCCTGCAGCATTACTATCAGTTTCAGGTGATGCTCAAGCCTTCGCCGGATAATATCCAAGAGCTGTATTTGGGTTCCTTACAAGCCTTAGGCATTGACACCCTGGTACACGACATTCGTTTTGTCGAAGACAACTGGGAGTCACCCACCTTGGGAGCCTGGGGTCTGGGTTGGGAAGTCTGGTTAAACGGTATGGAAGTCACCCAGTTCACCTACTTCCAGCAAGTTGGTGGCTTAGAGTGCAGCCCGGTGACTGGCGAAATTACCTATGGTCTTGAGCGCCTGGCGATGTATATCCAAGGCGTAGACTCGGTTTATGACTTGGTTTGGACTGACGGCCCCATGGGCAAAATCACCTACGGCGACGTTTTTCATCAAAACGAAGTAGAGCAGTCCACCTATAACTTTGAGCACGCGAACGTCGAATTCCTGTTCCAGGTATTTGATGAGTGCGAGCGCCAATGCCAATACTTACTGGCCTTAGAAAAGCCACTGCCTCTGCCCGCCTATGAGCAAGTGATGAAGGCATCCCACGCCTTTAACTTGCTTGATGCTCGCCATGCAATTTCTGTTACCGAGCGCCAGCGATACATTCTGCGTGTGCGCGCGCTATCTAAAGGCTGTGCTGAAGCTTTTTATGCTGCCCGCGAGGCACTGGGCTTCCCGATGTGCAAGGAGGCAAAATAA